In the Clarias gariepinus isolate MV-2021 ecotype Netherlands chromosome 10, CGAR_prim_01v2, whole genome shotgun sequence genome, gtctgcactACTCCTCGTCACCACAGGTCTGACTGCACGTGTAACCGGAAGTGCTCTGTGTCCCGGTGTTACAGCGTTTCCGGTCCGGTTTGCACCGAGGATTCTGACCCACAGCgcagtgagtgagagagagagagagagagaggggggtttATGTGCTTTATTTCTTCTGTGTGGTTTGTgacaccctgtgtgtgtgtgtgtgtgtgtgtgtgtttctgcagggATGAGTGCGAGTCCGCTGATGAAGGTGTTTGTGAGCCGACGGATCCCTCAGGAGGGAATGAAACTACTGCAGAAATCCGCCATGtgcgcaggacacacacacacacacacacatacacactctctcagAAGTTTTTGCTCCGGGAAATATGAAGTAGTTTCCAAACACCAGATCAAAGAGTGCTGAGTCATTATCACCCCATGACGTCATTCTAATACACACAGTGCTCAGGCAGTGATGGATTCATTATTACAAATTTAATTAGGGCCCAAGTAATATGACGTCATAGTGGGTAAAGGTCCTCTTTTTCCCACGTGATGCCCTTCTGCTTCTTCTCTTCTTATTTACAGTTTCCCCTTTAATTAGTTATATATAACTAGTGTTAGTATAAAATAACTAGTGTGACTGTTGAGTAAGTGTAATATAACtagtacaataaataaaacatttgtctgTTTAGTGCAGATAGTGTAATAAAATTGaactacagtaaaacctcggattgcgagtgttccgcaagacgagcaaagatttttaattaaaaaaacgaACGACTtgaaagtcttggtttacgagcaccaagtatcatgtatcacgcaggCGCTTCTGATTTttacaccgagcgtcacgtgatcacaactgagccaacgttttttttctctcttgctctgtggaattgtgggtaatcgtctcccctgctgcgTCTTAGTGCGAGTCACaaacatattttactttgtgtctgtatgcgtgtctacagtgcgcgtgtaaagcaaaagcaagtctcattagagaggttaaagatccattttctctgctcaaggctcatcctgctttttgtgtctgtgtgcatgcacgtcattggacaccgtgccccacacacacacacacaaaccgacccctcctactttcgccttcacagacacacaaacacacactctctctctctctctctctctctctgctctacacaggaACACTGCTctatcgcgattcttttcaaaggtaaagtgcaggttaatttgttttatttttactttatattttgtattaattatttttatgtatttatttttttggctgtggcacgaataatttgagtttccattatttcttatgggaaaattcgatttggtttatgaatgttttgaaataagagccacttccggaatgaattatgctcataatccaaggttccactgtattataaaTCTAATGTAGCTATATATGTATCTACTCTGGCTGTTTAGCTTCCATAttctctcattaaaaaaatgtttccgTCTGAGCTGTGATCCACGAATGTACCCctgtcttcagttcttcatcaaAAGTGACTCTGTGTCCTTGTAGTTCTGCTTTCAGggaaccaaacaggtgaaagtgaTCAGGACTTTAGTGAGGACGCTTTAACATCTCAGAGTGTTGACAGTTTGGAGCAGAAATGTGCAGACGTGCATTGTCACGTGAGATCACGACGCCCTCGGATATCAGTcatctgtgtttaatctgacgTTTAGTCcttagctcttcaataagcgtctcactttaacgagcactgttgatcaTTCGACCTTTTCcttgataatgttccaatacttctgacCCCTCAGAATCCCTGAAAACTGGaagcgttgatgaattttccagctgatggtcgacttttgaactttttctcggtcggTGTTTCCATTtcatactctgccgtttactttCAGACttgtgatgaatccgtgtctcatcATCGGTAACGATTCACTTTAAGAAAACCTTCACATTCTTCAGAGAATTGAATCCACATATTGGGGGCAGATTTTCAGATACCTCTGTTTCAACACCAGGTCCACCTTCAGACCACAAAAACAAACCTGTATTATAAACCATTAATATAGTTTGTGTAACCATAAGCTCGATtgtgataaaatattaaataactcTCAGACTATAAcgtttattatcttttttttaaaatcttcagTTTCTGCGAGGCAGGGCTTAGTGGGATGTGGTCACACCTGAGCGGTGCAAAGGGAAAATGTATTCTGGATCCAGTTGTTGTAATAAAGGCTCCATAATAATCAGGCGTCATTTATATTCCGACTTGatttattaatgcattattaataatatttattttatttttctgttgttgtctcAGATGTAAGTTGTTGCTGTGGGACTCGGATGAACCTGTACCGCGCGCGGAGCTGCTGAAGCAGGTGGAAGGAGCTCACGGCCTGCTGTGTATGATCCCGGACCGGATCGACGCTGAGGTTCTGGATGCAGCAGGTGCGTGAACTTGTgctcctgtctctgtgtctgtttctctttctgtatgtgtgtgtgtatgggccGGACGCGCTGGCCTGGCCTTCACCACCATCTCGAGGAACGAGGAATGAGGAAGTTAGACAGTGTGGAGCGAAACGCGTCAAAGCCGCTTCCTCTTTTAATGCAGAGCTTTCAGTCGACTCGCACGCACTGAGGTCCTGCAGAAACAGGAAGCGTCTTGTGAGAAACGCTGCTGCGACGTGACAGAGCTGCACCGAGACCGCTCAGAGTCCGTCGTCTAATACCAATAAGAGCCTCTGCGTCGGGCTGTGAGGCCAAAATAATCAACAGCATAAGGTGATGAGGCTGTGATGAGCTCTTATCATGAagctgattaattttctataacagcgtgttttagagggtgtgtgttccTTTTATACACAGCATGTTAGATCATTTCTCCATTTCTAAGGTTAAATTAATAAGAATATATATTGATATTCAGCAAAAAGTGAGGATATgagtaaggtgtgtgtgtgtgtgtgtgtgttcaggaccCAACCTGAAGGTGATCAGTACCATGTCTGTGGGCTTTGATCACCTTGCCATTGACGAGATCAAGAAACGGTGAGGAAAACTCCAGGAAATTTCAGAAATGATTGTGATTGGATCATAGAAAGGAGGCGGGGCCTAAACTAATGCTTCATTTCCATTCTCTTATGGATTCTCCAGATGTTCTTCTAAAAGAGCtggtttgtctgtctgtctgtttatcttatttttcaTCCTGATTCAAGtcctctgtccatctctctctctctctctctctctctctctctctctctctcggagtTCTGCAGTTGATTAATTTacataacatgaaaaaaatctctATCCCTCTTTTCTGGTCCCCTCCCCCGCCCTCTTAGAGGTATAAGGGTAGGCTACACCCCTGACGTTCTGACTGACGCTACAGCAGAACTGACGGTTGCTCTGTTATTAGCCACAGCTCGCCGCCTACCCGAGGGCATTCAGGAGGTCAAAAGGTCAGTGCAGGAACCATCCTCCTGATTTATGATGAAAATTAAAGATACTAATTAACTAACGAGTAAATATTATGGGATGTCTCTTGATGTGTCAGTGGAGGCTGGAGCTCGTGGAAGCCCATGTGGTTGTGTGGTTACGGTCTCTCCGGCAGTACAGTGGGGGTGATTGGCCTGGGGCGTataggtatacacacacacacacacacacactaataagaagacaatttttaataatactattttttattaaacctgacaaaatttaaatacagtattacagtCTACAAAAATAATGGCACCATTTAAGGAACTGGACAATGTACATAAATTACACATTATTACAGTGAATTCTTATGGGTCAGCTTTTAACCTTTTCTTAATTGaaccatattttactttaaaaaaaataaaaatgcatttcaaaaGTATTGACACCCTAAAATTAGTGTTCAAGAATTGGCCCTATTTTTGAAATCTCCCAGATTTATTCATGCAGTGTTTTAGCTCTGGGGtcggattttttatttatttattttttaatataaagaaattacaTAACTTTTAGGGTGCCGTAAAACTTTTGCTAGGGATTTGATaaatgtgtttcagtgtgttacAGTTTGAATCTTTGGGTTTCGCAGGTTTGGCCATCGCACGCAGGCTGAAGTCGTTCGGTGTTAAACGGCTTCTTTATTCAGGACGGCAGCCGAAACCGCAGGCTGAAGAGGTGGAGGGGGAGCACGGTGAGAGACGAGACGAGCACCGGTGGGGGGAGACGGAAAGGAGGAATTAGATTTATATTCGATAGATACGGAAATACAAAGAACATAGTGACTGATTATCTCTGTCTCCTGTCACTCTCTCTTTgtttcctgtctctctcctgtgtctctctgtctccgcCCCTCAGTGCCGTTAGACACGCTGCTGTGTGAGAGTGACTTTGTGGTGGTCTCGTGCTCTTTGACCCCTGACACACAGGGTCTGTGTAATAAAGACTTTTTCAGTAAAATGAAGAACACTGCCGTCTTCATCAACTCCAGCAGGTGAGCACAGTGTAAAAGTTTTGGCACGCTTTGGCTATAAGGACATAGAAGTGCACAAGTATAATACATCCTCCTGTTTCCTGACACGTTTCTGTTCTCACTGATAAACTTGATGTTTCTTTATCCAACACTTTTTATCCATATCTTTAAATCTAAAGGTGATTAGAAAAACCTGCACAACCGACAAGCCCCACCCCCTTCCCAAGtgatatttatgtatttgtgtattagaatctaattgGCTGTTTAATATTATGACACAATAACAACTCAGACTTTTATTACTGATACacactcttcttcttcttcttcctgtaGAGGAGCGGTTGTGAACCAGGAGGATCTGCTCGAAGCCCTCACCAGCGGTCAGATCGCTGCAGCGGGACTCGATGTGACAACGCCCGAGCCGCTGCCGACCGACCACCCGCTCCTGCGCCTCAGAAACTGCGGTCCGGATCACCCACATTTATAATACAGATAAATATTCATCTGTAAACATGAGCGCTTGTGCCAAGTGTTGTAGATTTTATTGATTATGGCGCCTCACAGTGGTCatgcagtatattttatttcGAATGTTcgatcattttattaaattgtgcGCATTATTTAGAAGAATAACAGTACAGACTTTTATAAAGGCTGAGCAAATGTAAATTCAGAATTAGTCTACAAAAATATTGACTCAATACAGTATATCCTAAATGATTgagaaatatttaatataactaTATTCTTTATTAAACCACATCCttgcataataattattttgatttaaagcattttattataatggaaaacattttatttcctcATTTAGCGTTCTTAATTATAACTGATCTtgcttttattttgttcatcttttatttttatatacacattcTAGTCCTCGTACTGTTcttgacatttttaaagaaatcccTCATCAGGGTTCTTCAGAGCGTCTTCTGTTCAATAGTTTGTAATAATTGTGTGAAATTGAGATTTTCCTCTATAATAATCTCCATTTCATGTCTCTCTTTTAGTGGTTCTCCCTCACATCGGCAGCGCCACGATCTCCACGCGAGGCGTCATGGCTGAGCTCACGGCCCAGAACCTGCTGTGCGGCCTGACGGGTGACGCCATGCCCAGTGAACTGCAGCTGTAGCGCCTCCCAGTGATCACTCCTCAGACCAGCACTCCTCCCATAGCGTCGCGGTCCTGCAGGCCGCAGGGTTAACTCCATTAACTACTGTAGAGACTCATTGTGATAATGATTAAGATTAACATTCAGTGTAAAGTTTTTTGAGATCAGATCTCTAAATAAACTACCTGAAGGATTACTGagttttactgtaatttattttaaaactaaatattcTAATAAACTTTTAGATATTAGATAAGGTGTACTttggaataataaataattattaaaatcataccataaaagacttgaaaaacaataaattattaatcaaCACTTCACACTCGGAGTAACAGTGACATTTATTCACACAGATTAATTTCAATACGAACAGGAGATGTTGAATACGGTCAACATGTATTGTGTAGTCCGGGCCATGTGATCGACACACGGCAGTCTGTCACGTCACATCACGTCAGTAGTGATGAACTGCTTTAAACACGacaagcacaaaaacacaggatcgAATTTAATTACACAAGTTCAGCTTCATCCAGGAAATAAAactctgatgatgatgatgaaggacGGAGCTGCACTCAGGCGAAACCCGGCGATGTTCCATGAGCTCAGGCGCAGGTCCAGAGTCGAGTCCATGTCCTCATATGCTGTCCAACTTCTTCAACACGTACGGGGCTGAAAGAAAGGGGAAACGCGAGATTAAACACTGAAATCATGTCGTTTCTCTCTCGCGCTTGGAAACATGCACAGGATGATTTAATCCTCACACACGAGAAAAAGGGAAACTTCACTATAATGTATGTAtgtccaaaagtatgtgcaccccatACAGAAAGAAAGATGTCCCTGTATGTAAACATTTTGAACTAATTTCTTCCACTAATGTAAttgcaactccagggtccgggttcgattcctgtctctgtgtgcatggagtttgcccgtgacgtgtgaatgtgtgtgtgctctgagatagattggcaccctgtccagagtgtaccctgcctcgtgccctaagtctcctgggataggctccgcccccagccaccctgaatacaggataaagtggtatagataatgaatGAGTTTGTAAGTGCTGTGTTAGTGTATCTGCTACACCCaatttgtccactagatggtACAATGAGCTGAAGCTTAATCTACGTGGTGGTTGTAGTGACATCTAGCGGACAAATCTAGTCACTACAACGAGCTCATTGTACTGGCATTAGTGGAcagattttttaattacaacGAACTAGTAAATGTAGGTTtatgaaatgtagtgaaattaTTGGTTTAAGACCTAAATGAGGCTTCATCTCCACAACTGTAATGCTACAGCCCGcgcacacaaatatacaaaaagagAGAGGTTTTACACAAGAGCCTAAAAAGAACAATATCTGACTGTCAAGGTTAGGGATGCACATATTTTTGGCCACTTGGATTGCAAACAGAAttgaaacataataataattgaaccGGTAATAACAATAGTAATTTAACCCGAGCCGCATTCTGAATGAGACACAACCTTCACCCAGGGACACTCACCGACTCTCAGAACAGCCACATAAATGAGGAAATTTCTCACGGAGGAGATCACGTCCTCCCTCATTTTCCTCTTCATCTCCTCCGGGTCTAATTTCGGTCCCAATCCTTCGAGTTTAAACATGACTAAAGCttaattgttttatgtttttctttatcgGCAGCGACACACTGCTGTATCCACGACTTCCGGGGTTCGCAACACGCATGCGCTGTTTGCGCCACACATCAGGACCTTTAGGTAGGACCGTTTTTTTAGACGTTCATAAATATGcctaatttaaaatacaaatattttgagTTTAAAAATAAGATATTTTATAAAGCGCTTATTAAATTCACTGCTCTAAATAATTTAATCACGACAAAGCATAGATATTGTGTTATCTAGCAAACGTAGACGAGAGTAGACTTTTAATCAGGCACTGATTCAGGCAGCCGCCGTAACGCGGTTCAGTGCAGCTTTTAAACGAGCTGTTTATGAATTGTTTTTAATTCTGCCAGATTTTTACAGCTTTGACAGATTTGCATCTGATCTCACACTGATTGATGTGCATGTATGAACATGGAGCTGTCCGGGTTACACCCCTGCAGTGATGCAGCTGCAGGATATTTACCCCAAAAGCGTAAAAGAGCAGATTTCCCAAACATGACTGGAGAGAGAAGTGACTGTCCAGATGTTTCTCCTGATAAACAATCAATAAAAAGTCACAGTAAGTTACATGAAGTGCTCTTTAATGGTGCATGCACTGGAAATAATCATCCTCCATCTGTTTATTCAGATACAGcaacaggtctgtgtgtgtgtgtgtgtgtgtttgagaccTGACCATCACTAACAGATCtcagttattcattcattcatcatttatttatttatttattatttatttatttatttgtgcatgCATTCCATACAGTAGTTTCTGCAACAGCATCATGTAGTGGTTTGCATTGCggcctcacacctccaaggtcctccaggtcctccggtttcctcccaaagtcaaaaaaaaaaaactttggccatagtgtgtgtgtgaatgacccGGAGGTCCTACTACGGtcatagaaatagaaatagataCAATGTTCATCACCATCGCCCTGCAaggttcctagttggactatgaggttcctggatggatggatgaaatttGGTGCATTATGCAGGATTAAATTATTCAATGCTAAACTCATTTTAATTTGTTCTAGACGTTAGAGCATTTGTTAATCTGGACATTTCCTTATTTTATGATGCAACGCGTCCTACACACATTGTATTTTCTACAGTTTataccttattttatttatcttcagTCAGCGCTTTATCCTGCTGAGTGTCGCTGAGAATCCAGAGTCTGTCCTGGGAATACATCCTGATTGAAAAGTCACATCACAatatgcacacgcacacaaacacgaacacacacttttagtgtgttatagtcagactattcaattcaattttatttgtatagcgcttttaacactccaaagaattatttacgtttgtatggaatgtgagatTGCATGAATCAGGTTAGATGAATGTGTTAGCCAGTTCAGCTGTACCAGTTTCtgttaactgatgttaatatggagtccaggtagttattggagactcaggtagacttgtaggaaactccagtcctgaactatcaagcaactgcagccaagtcaagtcctcagagaaacagctgtcaacatccgttcgaggccagaaccgtctccatggtagagtgaaaccagacaccagacgcgaccatgtgacgagatctccaagcagaagcggggcaccaggatgggtcagacaggtccggagggcagagggagtctggatcactggcagctcaggaacgacatgtgtagctcgacaaagagagggaagagagagagggggagagagaacagaagaggggagagcagaagaggaaagataacagttaggtctggtcacagtcacataatgtataatgtgaatatatattcagtgtagagtgcaagcagagactccggcaggactaactataacagcataactaaaaggggagagTCAGAAGGTAAGACTATCTCTGATAGACTATAATACAGGAAGTTGAAGGAAACCAGAAAACCCTGAGGAATCCCTACAGACCCAGGACGAAGGTGCATCACTACACACTACATCACTGTCATACCAATTTATATAGATTGTGCAGTTAAAATCTGATCAAATACATCAGTGGAAAGGGTTATGAGTGGTGTTTAAGGATGCATGTCTCGTACGGTAATCACATGATGAGCCGACAGGACTAGAAAAGATGATTTAAACTGATcaagaccagaaggtggcgCTAATGCAACATAGTTGACGCCAACCGCCGGTAAACACCACACCTTAATATCTTAATTCTGATCTATGGTAGTTTATTGCTGCCTAcctcgtcttcttcttcttcttctaaaaAAGTCAATGTCTTCAGTCTCCTGATGCTCCTCATCTCCATGTTCTCTTCTGCGGTGTTTTTGTGCTTTTAGGCCATTTCATGAAGATCGACGGTCAGAGGGGTGTGTATTACTCTGAGAGATGGCAGGGGAGCGGAAGCACCCTGTACCTCCCAGTGCGCGGCACCGTTCTCGCCAACATGCGCAAATATGAACAGATCAGCTTCGAGCAGGGCTACTTCTGCACCGGCGACGATACCGGAGGCTTCCACCAAAGAGTGCGAGGTAAAGAAGTGAACGAGGAGAATCCATTCACAAATAACAGTTTATAGTAAATATAGGAGCCATAAATATGTCCTGTATGTGTGTAGTAGGTGTTAAAGAAAAGTCTGTTAAACGTCTTGTAACGAGTCAGAACGTCGACACGCTGCTGTGTTTTCACTTTGGTTAGGGTAGGTGTAGCTAAGTGGTTTAGGTGTTGGGCTGCTGATCAGAAGgctccaggttcaaaccccaagttgccacttgagcaaggcccttaaccctcaaccttttagatgtaaaataaaataaaaatgtaagtcacccAGGATGAGGACGTTTGCAGAATGCTGTTAATGTTAAACTTTTCCTAAAGCTGTTCAGTTTTGCTCTTGTGATGTTCTGTCACACAGGTCAGGCTCTTCACTGCTGGAGATACAGCAAAGCGGAGCGGAAACTCTTCATCGCTCTGTCCTACTTCTTCACAAACACTGATGTAAGTAAGGCGTTAAAAGTCCACAGTGATTTTAATCTCAGACCTGGTTAGTGATTGTCCAGAGATTTATTAATCGTCCTCCATATCAGTCTGCAGATCTGTCTAAACGcttcatgtttaaaaagcacatgatatGTAAAGTGATAATAAtactgtgttaaataaaaaaatggcattTACGAGGATTAACAATGTTCTATAACTGATACAGGGCTGCAccatattatcatattatactgtatatcgtaTGTCGTGATACTTTATTGTGGAGCACAATATCTATAATGATAAAtagatttaatgtaaaaaataaagctgAAATTTTTCGATACCTTTTTTAAGATGTGTAGAAATACGAACAGTATTGATGTTAATACTGTTTATTactatttaataccataatgttaaatatttaaaagtattttgacATTATTATGATGAAacaaatgatgaaaaattataaaaaaaaaaacagaatactaaaatattggaaaatagtttgtaaaacaaagacatcactataatttattattattattattattattatatatttctgaAAAGTGTAGTGTGACGTGTGTGACGTATAACGTGTCATGATATTAATGTTGCTTCAACACATTTAGCCGAGTTCTGTTCTGACATGCAGTAGTGTGTGTATCGTGTTATGTGAaatcattgcttttttttgtgtgtttgcaggTGTTTCAGGAGGTGCTGAGCTCTCTCGAGTGTTTGTAAAGAggacacacacgtgtgtgtgtgtgtacacacaatcacacatacaAACTTCACATAACTGATCACATTTCATTTTTGGTTCCTCTAAATATTACCAGCTTTGTTGTTCAGTTCAGGTTCATTGTTTTTTCTGGTTCTGATCACGTTCTTTAAAAAGATCCACGCCGTTCTTCTAGACAAGTCTGTGTTCTTTCTGTAGATTTTAGAATAAAGTTCCTGTAGATTGAATGAAAGCTCCTCATTTTATGCATTAAAATGCATATGACTGTACAGAGGGCGCCAAAACTTTTGTGGCATCACTTTCCTCCGCATCGTACTGTTACCTaatctttaaaacacacacatcctgcACCTTATATTCTCATCAAACTGAAATGAATTGCATATTTATGTTTCTTATCTGCAAAGGTGGCCTTGTTCGAtttatttgttatgtttttttatctgtgtttaTCGTGTACGTCTTTTGTAATAAACAGTGTATTAACACAAATAGAATTTCTGTCCAAGTGATTCATTTCTGTACTAATTGCAGCTTAAATACgtttttattttgctgtaaaTCAAtacgtgtgtgtacagtatatactgtacttctcTATAGCAGGTTCTCATGGTCTCTCTCTGCCATTtcaaagtgaataaaaaaaaaaggaattagatagatagatagatagaaatgaCAGATAGAtgggggaatttttttttctcaaaatctatttaaattaatagatttttattattattattattatttgttttacaaaatCTTTAAACTGTGAACTGTATTAAGGATTGTTAGG is a window encoding:
- the tomm5 gene encoding mitochondrial import receptor subunit TOM5 homolog, whose protein sequence is MFKLEGLGPKLDPEEMKRKMREDVISSVRNFLIYVAVLRVAPYVLKKLDSI
- the grhpra gene encoding glyoxylate reductase/hydroxypyruvate reductase, translated to MSASPLMKVFVSRRIPQEGMKLLQKSAICKLLLWDSDEPVPRAELLKQVEGAHGLLCMIPDRIDAEVLDAAGPNLKVISTMSVGFDHLAIDEIKKRGIRVGYTPDVLTDATAELTVALLLATARRLPEGIQEVKSGGWSSWKPMWLCGYGLSGSTVGVIGLGRIGLAIARRLKSFGVKRLLYSGRQPKPQAEEVEGEHVPLDTLLCESDFVVVSCSLTPDTQGLCNKDFFSKMKNTAVFINSSRGAVVNQEDLLEALTSGQIAAAGLDVTTPEPLPTDHPLLRLRNCVVLPHIGSATISTRGVMAELTAQNLLCGLTGDAMPSELQL
- the si:dkey-109l4.3 gene encoding uncharacterized protein si:dkey-109l4.3 → MNMELSGLHPCSDAAAGYLPQKRKRADFPNMTGERSDCPDVSPDKQSIKSHSHFMKIDGQRGVYYSERWQGSGSTLYLPVRGTVLANMRKYEQISFEQGYFCTGDDTGGFHQRVRGQALHCWRYSKAERKLFIALSYFFTNTDVFQEVLSSLECL